The Gemmatimonadota bacterium DNA window TGGTTGGTGGCGGCGTCGGCGTCGGCGTCATCGGCAGCGCGCGGTTGATCGATCCGGTCGGCGGGACGTTGGCGGCGCTCACCACGTTGGGGCAGCAGGCGGTGCCGAGCATTCGTGCCGAACTCGACCGCCTGGTGGCCGGCGTGGTGGGGGCGGTCAACACGGTCCATGCCGGCGGCACGACGCTGGGTGGGCTCACCGGCATCAACTTCTTCGATCCGGCCGGGGTCACCGCGGGCACGATGCGGTTGTCGACCGATGTCGCCGCCTCGGTGTCCAATGTCGTCGCCGGGACGACTTCCGCAGCGGGCGACAATCGCGTCGCGCTCGCATTGGCCGGCTTGCGCAACGCCGGCATTCCCTCGCTCAACAGCAGCACGCCGGGCGAGTTCTATACCGCGCTGGTGACCACGGTCGGCACGCTGGTGAGGGATGCCGAGCGCGACGCCGAGGTCGCCAGCACGCTGGCCGACTCCGCGTCGTCACGCCGCTCGTCGGAAACCGGCGTGTCCACCGACGAAGAGATGGTGAAGTTGATCGTGCAGCAGCAGGCCTACGCCGCAGCGACCCGTCTGGTCACCACGGCGAATGCGATGATGGACGACCTGCTGCGGATGGTCTGAGCGATGCTGGTCCTCAACCGGCGGCCGGGTGAGGCGATCATCCTCGACGGGGGGATCCGGGTCGTGGTGCTCTCCTGCGACAAGCGGGGGGCCCGTCTTGGCATCGAGGCACCGGCCACGACCGGCATTCTGCGCGAGGAGTTGGTCAAGCAGGTGGCGTCGGAAAATCTGCGCGCGGCCAGCGCCGGCGATCACACGGCGGCCTGGGCCGCCCAACTGCCGCTACGCGCGCCGGGTGTTGAGGGTGGCAGCGGCACGCCGCCAGAGCGGTAAACGGAAGGCGAGCACCGCGCCCGCGGTCGCCTCAGTCTCCAGTTGCAGGTCCCCCCCATGACGACGGATGAGATCACGCGCGACCGGCAGTCCGATGCCGTGCGCATTGGCCGCATTCGCGCCACTCACGAAGAGCTCGAAGACGCGATCGCCCTCACGCAGCACTTCGGGAATACCGGGACCCGTGTCCGCGACGCGCACCACCACGGCATCGCCCTCCACAGCGCCCGACACGGAAATATCCCCGCCCCCCTGTGTCCGCACCGCCTCGATCGCATTCTCCAGTACGGCGTACAGCGCCTCGGCCACGTCGCCGGCAATGCCGATCGCGGGAGGCAAGGTGCGCGGCACCTCGGTGCGCAGCGTGATCGGCGTCGGGCCGATCGCACGGCGCGCCAGCCGGACGGCCACGTCGGTGACGTCCGCGACCGACAACGGCGTGATCCGTTGCCGTTCGGTGAGCGCGAACGCCTCGAGCAGCGAGATCTCGGCGAGCAGTGAATCCCGCAAGCGCGCGCAGGCCAGGTCGTGCGCCCTCATCCCATCGGGACCCCGCGAGGCCGTCAGCTCGACCACGTCCACGACCTGCGCGAGGTCGCGCAGCGCGTGCGCAACGCTTCGCGCGATCGCCTCGCCCAGCCGCTCGCGATGCACGCTGCGGAGGAGCTCAAGGTCGGTCGCGGATGTGCTGCTGGAGAACGGAGCCAGAGAGCGGTCCTCGGGAAGTGGGGCATCCCCACCCCGATGTCAGCCGGTGGTGGGTCGGATCGGAACGCCGTGCACGATCGGGTCGGAGAGGTGCCGCCTGCGGATCAGGTCGAGGGTGGCCTGGTTCAGGACCGACCCGGCCGACAACAGCTTGACCCCCGAGGCGGTGTGCAGGTCCGCGGCGAGGATCATCCCCTCGCGGAGCCGGGCCGGTGGAACCAGCTCCTGACGACGGAGCCAGCCGGGATCCATCTCCGTGGAGACGAGCACCTCCATCGCGGCAAGCACAGCCGGGTCGTACCAGGTGCCCGCATGCTGGCCCAGCGACGCCAGGGCCGCCCGGAGCCTCCCGGAGCCGATCCCGGGGGTGCGGTCAGCCGCCGCGAGCAGGTCGTGGCTGGCCCGGAGGATTCGGGACCGCATCGGGATCTGCCCCTGCTGCAGGTCGGTGGGTGCCCCGGAGCCGTCCCAGTTCGCCCCCATCCCTTCGAGCAGCATGGCGGCATCCGCCAATGCTGGAATCTCGCCCAGCATCGCCGAACCCGCGAGGGTCACCTCCGACGACAGCCCGTACCCCGAGCCGGGTGAC harbors:
- a CDS encoding carbon storage regulator, which produces MLVLNRRPGEAIILDGGIRVVVLSCDKRGARLGIEAPATTGILREELVKQVASENLRAASAGDHTAAWAAQLPLRAPGVEGGSGTPPER
- a CDS encoding sensor histidine kinase; translation: MHRERLGEAIARSVAHALRDLAQVVDVVELTASRGPDGMRAHDLACARLRDSLLAEISLLEAFALTERQRITPLSVADVTDVAVRLARRAIGPTPITLRTEVPRTLPPAIGIAGDVAEALYAVLENAIEAVRTQGGGDISVSGAVEGDAVVVRVADTGPGIPEVLREGDRVFELFVSGANAANAHGIGLPVARDLIRRHGGDLQLETEATAGAVLAFRLPLWRRAAATLNTRRA